Proteins encoded within one genomic window of Canis lupus dingo isolate Sandy chromosome 28, ASM325472v2, whole genome shotgun sequence:
- the LOC112672551 gene encoding olfactory receptor 226-like yields the protein MGNSTDALRTEFILLGFPELCHLRGLLFGLFLATYLVTILENLVIVVTIRASRQLHTPMYFFLANLSVLETLYISVTVPKLLAGLLARARTISFAGCLTQLFLFLSLGSSECFLLTTMACDRYLAICRPLRYPATMNRGLCLWLALGAWLGGFLASFVSVALISRLRFCGPNVLNHFFCDVSPLLQLSCSDTTAVEVLDFVAALAVLATSLLVTTVSYVHILATVLRIPGWARRRRAFSTCASHLLVVAVFYSTTIFMYARPRAASSIDLNKRVSVVYSLVTPLLNPVIYCLRNRDIRAALAKLLHAPGPC from the coding sequence ATGGGCAACTCCACCGACGCCCTGCGAACGGAGTTCATCCTGCTGGGCTTCCCAGAGCTGTGCCACCTTCGGGGACTGCTTTTCGGGTTATTCCTCGCCACCTACCTGGTGACCATCCTGGAGAACCTGGTCATCGTGGTGACCATCCGAGCCAGCCGCCAACTGCACacgcccatgtacttcttcctggcCAACCTGTCAGTGCTGGAGACCCTCTACATCTCGGTCACCGTTCCCAAGCTGCTGGCGGGCCTCCTGGCGCGGGCGAGGACCATCTCCTTCGCAGGGTGCCTCACGCagctgtttctcttcctctcgcTCGGCTCCTCCGAGTGCTTCCTCCTGACCACCATGGCCTGTGACCGGTACCTGGCCATCTGTCGCCCGCTGCGCTACCCGGCCACCATGAACCGGGGGCTCTGCCTGTGGCTGGCCCTGGGCGCCTGGCTGGGCGGCTTCCTGGCCTCGTTCGTGTCCGTGGCTCTCATCTCGCGCCTCAGGTTCTGTGGCCCCAACGTCCTCAACCACTTCTTCTGCGACGTCTCACCCCTGCTGCAGCTCTCGTGCTCTGACACCACTGCCGTGGAAGTTCTAGACTTCGTGGCAGCCCTGGCTGTGCTCGCCACCTCCCTGCTGGTGACCACGGTGTCCTACGTGCACATCCTGGCCACCGTGCTGAGGATCCCGGGGTGGGCCAGACGCCGGAGAGCCTTCTCCACCTGCGCCTCCCACCTGCTGGTGGTGGCCGTCTTCTACAGCACCACCATCTTCATGTACGCCCGGCCTCGCGCCGCCAGCTCCATCGACCTCAACAAGCGGGTGTCCGTGGTCTACTCACTCGTGACCCCGCTGCTCAACCCCGTCATCTACTGCCTGCGCAACCGGGACATCAGGGCGGCTCTGGCCAAACTCCTCCACGCCCCTGGGCCCTGCTGA
- the LOC112672615 gene encoding olfactory receptor 287-like — protein MAWGRSQNQSAQEPFILLGFPGPLGLHVGLFVLFLLMYVLAVAGNLAIIGLVGAHPRLRTPMYFFLCHLAFLEVWFTTACVPKALATLASRRGAISPAGCAAQMYFVFSLGCTEYFLLAAMAYDRYLAICRPLRYGSVMTPGLCARLALGCWLCGFSAIAVPAALIARLSFCGARVINHFFCDIAPWIALSCSDTRVVELASFGIAFCVILGSCSVTLLSYACIIATVVRIPAGEGRCRAFSTCSSHLTVVLVWYGSTIFLHVRTSAESSLDLTKAVTVLNTAVTPVLNPFIYTLRNREVREALWGWVQGK, from the coding sequence ATGGCCTGGGGCCGCAGCCAGAACCAGTCTGCGCAGGAGCCCTTCATCCTGCTGGGCTTCCCGGGGCCGCTGGGGCTGCACGTGGGGCTCTTCGTCCTCTTCCTGCTCATGTACGTGCTGGCGGTGGCAGGCAACCTGGCCATCATCGGCCTGGTCGGGGCGCACCCGCGCCTCCGGacgcccatgtacttcttcctctgccacctgGCCTTCCTGGAGGTCTGGTTCACCACGGCCTGCGTGCCCAAGGCCCTGGCCACGCTCGCCTCCCGCCGCGGAGCCATCTCCCCGGCCGGCTGCGCGGCGCAGATGTACTTCGTGTTCTCGCTGGGCTGCACGGAGTACTTCCTGCTGGCCGCGATGGCCTACGACCGCTACCTGGCCATCTGCCGGCCGCTGCGCTATGGCAGCGTCATGACGCCCGGCCTGTGCGCCCGCCTGGCGCTCGGCTGCTGGCTGTGCGGCTTCTCAGCCATCGCCGTGCCCGCCGCCCTCATCGCCCGCCTCTCCTTCTGCGGCGCCCGCGTCATCAACCACTTCTTCTGCGACATCGCGCCCTGGATCGCGCTGTCCTGCAGCGACACGCGCGTGGTGGAGCTGGCGTCCTTCGGCATCGCCTTCTGCGTCATCCTGGGCTCCTGCTCCGTCACGCTGCTCTCCTACGCCTGCATCATCGCCACCGTCGTCAGGATCCCGGCCGGCGAGGGGCGGTGCAGggccttctccacctgctcctcccacctcacTGTGGTCCTCGTCTGGTATGGCTCCACCATCTTCCTGCACGTGAGGACGTCGGCGGAGAGCTCGCTGGACCTCACCAAGGCCGTCACCGTGCTCAACACCGCTGTGACCCCGGTGCTGAACCCCTTCATTTACACCCTGAGGAACAGGGAGGTCAGGGAGGCCCTGTGGGGCTGGGTGCAGGGCAAGTGA
- the LOC112672570 gene encoding olfactory receptor 226-like — MCTPDNGSEVTEFILVGFPGPAGFHAGLLALFSLAYALTVTENALIVAVIRVSPALHKPMYVFLGHLSFLELWYVSVTEPKMLLGLAAPRFRRISFAGCMAQLYFFLALACTECALLGVMAYDRYVAICRPLRYPVVMSGRLCRLLAAGSWLSGFSVSLGKVFFISRLGYCGPNVMNHFFCDVSPLLNLACSDMSRAELVDFLLALLVLLGPLLLTVLSYGAIVSAVLRARSAAGRRKAFSTCAAHLAVVLVFYSASLFIYARPRAIYSFDFNKLVSVVYTVLTPLLNPIIYCLRNREVKDALRKAAGRAAWALGARS; from the coding sequence ATGTGCACCCCGGACAACGGCTCCGAGGTGACGGAGTTCATCCTGGTGGGCTTCCCGGGCCCGGCGGGCTTCCACGCGGGCCTGCTGGCGCTCTTCTCGCTGGCCTACGCGCTCACGGTCACGGAGAACGCGCTCATCGTGGCGGTGATCCGCGTCAGCCCCGCGCTGCACAAGCCCATGTACGTCTTCCTGGGCCACCTGTCCTTCCTGGAGCTGTGGTACGTGTCGGTCACGGAGCCCAAGATGCTGCTGGGCCTGGCGGCGCCGCGCTTCCGGCGCATCTCGTTCGCGGGCTGCATGGCGCAGCTGTACTTCTTCCTGGCGCTGGCCTGCACCGAGTGCGCGCTCCTGGGCGTCATGGCCTACGACCGCTACGTGGCCATCTGCCGCCCGCTGCGCTACCCGGTCGTCATGAGCGGCCGCCTCTGCCGCCTGCTGGCCGCCGGCTCGTGGCTCTCGGGCTTCAGCGTGTCGCTGGGGAAGGTCTTCTTCATCTCGCGCCTGGGCTACTGCGGCCCCAACGTCATGAACCACTTCTTCTGCGACGTGTCCCCGCTGCTGAACCTGGCGTGCTCCGACATGTCGCGGGCCGAGCTCGTGGACTTCCTCCTGgcgctgctggtgctgctgggccCGCTGCTGCTCACCGTGCTGTCCTACGGCGCCATCGTGAGCGCCGTGCTGCGCGCCCGCTCCGCCGCCGGCCGCCGCAAGGCCTTCTCCACCTGCGCCGCGCACCTGGCCGTGGTGCTCGTCTTCTACTCGGCCTCGCTCTTCATCTACGCCCGGCCCCGCGCCATCTACTCCTTCGACTTCAACAAGCTGGTGTCCGTGGTCTACACGGTGCTCACGCCGCTGCTCAACCCCATCATCTACTGCCTGCGGAACCGGGAGGTGAAGGACGCGCTGCGCAAGGCGGCCGGGAGGGCGGCCTGGGCCCTGGGTGCCCGGTCTTAG